From a region of the Phragmites australis chromosome 21, lpPhrAust1.1, whole genome shotgun sequence genome:
- the LOC133903060 gene encoding putative ripening-related protein 6 → MASAKIVVFAVLVLLLQVSSCAVARRHHEPDPCRDTVPPGLMRHKDRRRCSSSPDASAHGGTGTPAVMTVNGFERGQEGGGPSECDGHFHSDREMVVALSTRWYAHGRRCHKTIRITSAHNRRTVEARVVDECDSRRGCKDNIVDTSKAVWEALGLDTNLGEVPVTWSDA, encoded by the coding sequence ATGGCGAGCGCTAAGATTGTGGTGTTTGCCGTGCTCGTCCTGCTGCTGCAGGTGTCGTCGTGCGCCGTCGCCCGGCGCCACCACGAGCCGGACCCGTGCCGCGACACGGTGCCGCCGGGTCTGATGCGCCACAAGGATCGCCGCCGCTGCTCGTCGTCCCCAGACGCGTCGGCCCACGGCGGCACGGGCACGCCCGCGGTGATGACGGTGAACGGGTTCGagcgcggccaggaagggggcGGCCCGTCCGAGTGCGACGGGCACTTCCACAGCGACCGCGAGATGGTCGTGGCGCTGTCCACGAGGTGGTACGCCCACGGGCGCCGGTGCCACAAGACGATCCGCATCACGAGCGCACACAACAGGCGCACCGTGGAGGCCAGGGTCGTGGACGAGTGCGACTCCCGGCGCGGATGCAAGGACAACATCGTCGACACGTCCAAGGCCGTGTGGGAAGCGCTCGGGCTCGACACCAACCTCGGCGAGGTCCCCGTCACCTGGTCCGACGCCTAA
- the LOC133904063 gene encoding BTB/POZ and MATH domain-containing protein 1-like: MPTFDSASAIVGGAATRHLLHVDRYSLRKELPNGQCVKFPFFTVGDCFWCIWYFPNGARSSCADYISIFIALDDRVAKPVKAQARFTLLDQAGKPVPGHSVCTDEREYSAVGDRDGCDAFIKKEFLEASEHLVADRFTISCDVSVSNTFRTENRATPPSDLQRHLGDLLVDKEGADVTFQVAGETFSAHRCVLAARSPVFKGELFDATREGTATGLFLRIDNMEAQVFKTLLHFIYTDSLPDMAGQEESMMAEHLLVAADRYDMQRLKLICEEKLSRDINENTAAKMLRLAVQRRCQMLREACIEFLKYPPALEAVMATDDGLFEHVAKSCPVLLKELWADWFEDDSIQDELVTCL, encoded by the coding sequence ATGCCGACGTTCGATTCCGCCTCTGCCATCGTCGGCGGCGCGGCGACGAGGCACCTGCTCCACGTCGATCGCTACTCGCTGAGAAAGGAGCTCCCCAATGGCCAGTGCGTCAAGTTTCCTTTTTTCACCGTCGGCGATTGCTTCTGGTGCATCTGGTACTTCCCCAATGGCGCTCGTTCCTCCTGCGCCGACTACATATCAATCTTCATCGCTCTCGACGACAGAGTCGCCAAGCCTGTCAAGGCACAAGCCAGGTTTACTTTGCTCGATCAGGCGGGGAAACCGGTGCCAGGTCACTCCGTATGCACAGACGAAAGAGAGTACTCTGCGGTTGGCGACCGGGACGGTTGCGACGCTTTCATCAAGAAGGAGTTTCTGGAGGCGTCGGAGCATCTCGTGGCCGACCGCTTCACAATCAGTTGTGATGTCTCCGTTTCTAACACATTCCGCACGGAGAACAGAGCAACGCCGCCGTCTGACCTGCAACGTCATCTCGGCGACCTCCTCGTGGACAAAGAAGGCGCCGATGTCACGTTCCAAGTCGCCGGTGAGACGTTCAGCGCGCACAGGTGTGTTCTTGCAGCTCGGTCGCCAGTCTTCAAGGGCGAGCTCTTTGACGCGACAAGAGAGGGCACTGCCACAGGGCTTTTCCTGCGGATTGATAATATGGAGGCTCAGGTGTTCAAGACCCTGCTACATTTCATATACACCGATTCATTACCGGATATGGCGGGGCAAGAAGAGTCTATGATGGCTGAGCATTTGCTGGTAGCGGCGGACAGATACGACATGCAGAGGCTGAAGCTGATTTGTGAGGAGAAACTGAGCAGAGATATAAACGAGAACACGGCTGCAAAAATGTTGAGGTTGGCTGTACAACGCCGCTGCCAGATGCTCAGGGAGGCTTGCATCGAGTTCCTTAAATATCCTCCTGCACTGGAAGCGGTCATGGCAACCGATGATGGCTTATTTGAGCATGTGGCAAAAAGCTGCCCTGTGCTTTTGAAGGAGTTGTGGGCTGATTGGTTTGAAGACGACTCCATCCAAGACGAGTTGGTCACGTGCTTATGA